Proteins found in one Paenibacillus borealis genomic segment:
- a CDS encoding glycosyltransferase family 4 protein, which produces MIKVAYIDHTAKWSGGEVALFNILTNIGEQISPLVILAEEGTLAERLREKGIDVRIIPLDESIRSRGRNAVNLGAPAAAMKLLAYGRKLAPLLKEEKVDCVHTNSLKSAFYGAVAAKKAGVPLIWHIRDHIGAPYLKPVVAKAIRLLSRLLPNGVIANSHSTLNALELPRSKKTLVVYSAFAKAIGEGIGKRDQKDFNVLLVGRLAHWKGQHIVLEAAKAFKNDRRVKFWLAGDALFGEEEYKQELIQQMQQGNITNVSLLGHVDDIQGLMNKADLLIHTSITPEPFGQVIVEGMAAGLPVIASNEGGPVEIVVPGVTGLLIQPGDATVLADSITWMLNHPEERRRMADNGMKRVKEHFVIENTVKDIVAYYKGLLAVT; this is translated from the coding sequence ATGATCAAAGTCGCTTATATTGATCACACCGCCAAATGGAGCGGCGGAGAGGTTGCCTTGTTCAACATTCTCACCAATATCGGTGAACAGATTAGCCCGCTGGTGATTCTGGCGGAAGAAGGCACTTTGGCGGAACGCCTGCGGGAGAAGGGCATCGATGTCCGCATTATCCCGCTGGATGAGAGCATCCGCAGCCGCGGACGCAACGCTGTGAATCTCGGGGCCCCGGCTGCTGCAATGAAGCTGCTGGCCTACGGCCGCAAGCTCGCCCCGCTGCTCAAAGAGGAGAAGGTCGATTGCGTGCATACCAATTCGCTGAAATCGGCATTTTACGGAGCGGTGGCTGCCAAAAAAGCCGGAGTGCCCCTGATCTGGCATATCCGGGACCATATCGGAGCCCCGTACCTGAAGCCGGTTGTCGCCAAGGCGATCCGGCTGCTGTCACGCCTGCTGCCGAACGGCGTCATCGCCAATTCCCATTCCACGCTGAATGCACTGGAGCTGCCGCGGTCGAAGAAGACGCTGGTCGTCTACTCCGCTTTTGCCAAAGCCATCGGTGAAGGAATCGGCAAGCGGGACCAGAAGGACTTCAACGTCCTGCTGGTGGGACGCCTGGCTCACTGGAAAGGCCAGCATATTGTACTGGAAGCTGCCAAGGCCTTCAAGAATGACCGCCGGGTGAAATTCTGGCTTGCCGGGGACGCGCTGTTCGGGGAAGAGGAGTACAAACAGGAATTAATTCAGCAGATGCAGCAAGGCAACATTACCAATGTCAGCCTGCTGGGTCATGTAGATGACATACAAGGACTTATGAACAAAGCCGATTTGCTGATTCACACGTCGATCACCCCCGAGCCGTTTGGCCAGGTCATCGTCGAAGGTATGGCGGCCGGACTGCCGGTGATTGCCTCCAATGAAGGCGGACCGGTGGAGATTGTAGTTCCTGGCGTAACAGGACTGCTGATCCAGCCGGGAGATGCTACTGTACTTGCAGACTCCATCACCTGGATGCTGAACCATCCCGAAGAGCGTAGACGGATGGCGGATAATGGAATGAAACGGGTGAAAGAGCATTTTGTCATCGAGAACACGGTCAAGGATATCGTCGCTTACTACAAAGGTTTGCTGGCGGTTACCTGA